From Capra hircus breed San Clemente chromosome 12, ASM170441v1, whole genome shotgun sequence, a single genomic window includes:
- the LOC102173858 gene encoding kelch repeat and BTB domain-containing protein 6 codes for MQSREEASRSRRLASPRGGKRPKRVHKPTVSAFFTGPEELKDTGHSASLLAQLKSFYDARLLCDVTIEVVTPGSGPGTGRLFPCNRNVLAAACPYFKSMFTGGMYESHQTNVTMHDVDAESFEVLVDYCYTGRVSLSESNVERLYAASDMLQLEYVREACASFLARRLDLANCTAIFKFADAFGHRKLRSQAQSFIAHNFKQLSQMSPIREESLADLTLAQLLTVLRLDSLNIEHEQTVCHVAVQWLEAAPKERGPSAAEVFKCVRWTHFSDEDRGYLEELLTNTVVKKYCLDLVEGARQMRYGDTLCKSLVPKPESSGGSSGSGVVSCAACGGGGGGGGGGSSSVVNVVLGGGSSSSVVPMADHPPQRLGVYAKKMVIFFGHPRDPFLCCDPYSGDIYKVPSPLTCLAHTRTVTTLAVCVSPDHDIYLAAQPRKDLWVYKPAQNSWQQLADRLLCREGMDVAYLNGYIYILGGRDPITGIKLKEVECYSVQRNQWALVAPLPHSFISFDLMVIQNYLYALNSKRMFCFDPSHNMWLKCVSLKRNDFQEACVFNDEIYCICDIPVMKVYNPVRGEWRQINNIPLVSETNNYRIINHGQKLLLITSRTPQWKKNRVTVYEYDVRGDQWINIGTTLGLFQFDSNFFCLSARVYPSCLEPGQSFLTEEEEVPSESSTEWDLGGFSELDSESGSSSSLSDDDLWVQVAPQ; via the coding sequence ATGCAGTCCCGGGAAGAAGCTTCGCGCTCTCGCCGCCTCGCCAGTCCCCGCGGCGGGAAGCGCCCCAAAAGGGTTCACAAACCCACGGTTTCAGCTTTTTTCACGGGCCCGGAGGAGCTGAAGGACACGGGCCATTCTGCATCTCTGCTGGCCCAGCTCAAGTCCTTCTACGATGCGCGGCTTCTCTGCGATGTGACCATCGAGGTGGTCACCCCCGGCAGCGGGCCCGGCACGGGCCGCCTCTTCCCCTGCAACCGTAACGTGCTGGCGGCCGCGTGTCCCTACTTCAAGAGCATGTTCACCGGCGGCATGTACGAGAGCCATCAGACGAACGTGACCATGCACGACGTGGACGCCGAGTCCTTCGAGGTGCTGGTCGATTACTGCTACACCGGTCGCGTGTCCCTGAGTGAATCGAACGTGGAGCGCCTTTATGCAGCCTCCGACATGCTGCAGCTGGAGTACGTGCGGGAAGCCTGTGCCTCCTTCCTAGCCCGCCGCCTTGACCTGGCCAACTGCACGGCCATCTTCAAGTTTGCTGATGCCTTCGGCCATCGCAAGCTGCGATCACAGGCCCAGTCCTTTATAGCCCACAACTTCAAGCAGCTCAGCCAGATGAGTCCAATTCGCGAAGAGTCCCTGGCAGATCTGACCCTGGCCCAGCTGCTGACCGTCCTGCGCCTGGACAGTCTCAACATCGAGCACGAGCAGACCGTGTGTCATGTGGCGGTGCAGTGGTTGGAGGCGGCTCCCAAGGAGCGGGGTCCCAGCGCTGCAGAAGTCTTCAAGTGTGTCCGCTGGACCCACTTCTCTGACGAAGATCGGGGCTACCTGGAAGAGCTGCTGACCAACACCGTGGTGAAGAAGTACTGTCTGGACCTCGTTGAAGGGGCCCGGCAGATGCGGTATGGTGACACATTGTGCAAGTCTCTGGTGCCCAAGCCAGAGAGCAGCGGTGGCAGCAGTGGCAGTGGCGTTGTTAGCTGCGCtgcttgtggtggtggtggtggcggtggcggcggcggcagcagcagtgtCGTTAACGTTGTTCTTGGCGGCGGAAGCAGCAGCTCCGTTGTGCCCATGGCTGATCATCCACCTCAGAGGCTAGGTGTGTATGCCAAGAAGATGGTGATCTTCTTTGGCCACCCCAGAGATCCCTTTCTGTGCTGTGACCCATACTCGGGGGACATTTACAAAGTGCCATCACCTCTGACCTGCCTTGCTCACACTAGGACTGTGACCACCTTAGCTGTCTGTGTCTCTCCAGACCATGACATCTATCTGGCCGCCCAGCCCAGGAAGGATCTCTGGGTGTATAAACCAGCCCAGAATAGTTGGCAGCAGCTTGCTGACCGCCTGCTCTGCCGGGAGGGCATGGACGTGGCATACCTCAATGGCTACATCTACATCCTGGGTGGTCGGGACCCCATTACCGGCATTAAACTGAAGGAGGTGGAGTGCTACAGTGTCCAGAGAAACCAGTGGGCGCTGGTGGCTCCGCTGCCCCATTCCTTTATTTCCTTTGACCTGATGGTCATTCAGAACTATCTGTACGCTCTCAACAGTAAGCGCATGTTCTGCTTTGATCCCAGCCACAATATGTGGCTGAAGTGCGTTTCTCTGAAGCGCAATGATTTTCAGGAAGCCTGTGTCTTCAACGATGAGATCTATTGCATCTGCGACATCCCTGTCATGAAGGTGTACAATCCAGTCAGAGGAGAGTGGAGGCAGATTAATAACATCCCCTTGGTGTCGGAGACTAACAACTACCGGATTATCAATCATGGCCAAAAACTGTTGCTGATCACCTCCCGCACCCCACAGTGGAAGAAGAACCGGGTGACTGTGTATGAATACGATGTTAGGGGTGACCAGTGGATTAATATAGGTACCACATTAGGCCTGTTCCAGTTCGATTCTAACTTTTTTTGCCTCTCAGCTCGTGTTTATCCTTCCTGTCTTGAACCCGGTCAGAGTTTTCTCACTGAGGAGGAAGAAGTACCTAGTGAATCCAGCACTGAGTGGGATTTAGGTGGGTTCAGTGAGCTGGATTCTGAATCAGGGAGCTCAAGCTCTTTATCTGATGATGATTTGTGGGTTCAGGTAGCCCCTCAGTGA